DNA sequence from the Macrobrachium nipponense isolate FS-2020 chromosome 3, ASM1510439v2, whole genome shotgun sequence genome:
TGCAGAAGTTCATCGGCATGGTCAACTACTACCACCAGTTCATCCCGGACaccgcccgcaccatgtcccctctaacgcaggtcctgaaggggaaaccaaagaacCTGGCGTGAGAAGCTGAACAAGAGCAGGccttcaacgagacgaagagggtcCTCGCCAGAGCCGTGAccttatgccaccaagaccctactgcacccttacgcctcaccactgacgccagcaacgtcgcctgcggggctgtcctcgagcagatggtccagggcggtccacagccactcgccttctacagtaaaaatctGTTACCTGCTGAGACGAgatacagcacgttcgaccgcgagctcctggcggtgtaccaagcagtgcgccacttctgctacctcctcgagggcgccCCTTTCACGATCAGAACAGACCACAGCCCATTGGTGCACACCTTCACCAAGGTGGGCAACGTCTGGTCAGCTAGACagcagaggcacctggcagccatcgcgGAGTTCAgctgcaccatccagtacgtgcccgGTGAGAAGAACCCCGTAGCGGACGCCctttcgaggatagaaatcaactcCGTGCACCTCGggatcgactacgaagacctcgcacGGGAACAGGCCGCCGACCCGGAGACCGCCGCATATCGCacagctatcaccgccctcaggTGGGAAGACGTGCCAATCGGACACGAGGGCAccacgctcctctgcgacatcagcacgggccgccctcgcccgctgatcccagcctcccgaaggaaagccgtatTCGACATCATAcatggactctcgcacccctcgggctgGACGACGATGCACCTCCTGATGGAGAAGTTCATCTGGCACAGAATTcagaaggactccctcgagtgggccaggacctgcgtgccttgccaaactagtagAGTCAGTCGGCATacagaatcaggcgtgggggaattcccgcagccgaaacgaagattcggccacattcaCATAGACGTCGTGGGCCCTCTGCCCCCGTCGGgaggcgccagatacctcctgacgataatcgatcgctccaccagatggcctaaGGCAATGCCGATGTTGGAGGCAACCACCAAAGCGTGCGCTGAAGCCCTTCTCGCCAGCttgatcagtcgattcggagtgccagacgagatCACGACGGACCGCGGACCCGTTATCCTGTCAGAGTTGTGGaccgccctggcccgcctaatgggggCATCGCTACACGTGCCACCACCgtctacaacccagcagctaacggcatggtggagagagttcACCGATCGCCCAAAGCTTCCCTAATGGCATGCTGCACCGGCGAAGATTGGAAGAGCCAGCTACcatgggtcctcctcggcctcagGACTGCCCCGTGGgcgaacggcgaggcatcacccgcggagaaggtatacggggaaccACTGACAGttcctggcgagttcttcccaaCCAATGCTGACGACGCCGACGTCTCCATTGCCAGACTTTGGGAATCCGCCGGGAGATTCACGCCCTgtatcaaaaccttctccgacaggaccaagcacttcctcccgaaggccctttCATCATGCAAAAACGTCTTCATCAGGGACGACGCCCACCGCCCGCcgctaacgagaccctaccgggGCCCCTTCTGCATCCTATGACGCACCAACAAGGAGTACATAAATGGTcgtgaggactgggtcacaatcgatcgcctgaaaccagccttcctCATGGACGAAGAGTCCGCCGACGCGGATTCCatagggcgcctcaatcttccttgGAAAGAAGCGGCTCCATCAGTCGCCAAACCTCTCAATCATAGCCGTGGCCGCCCTcagaagacggtcgaaccccccgagggtcacctcaggggaggcatcccgtcccctgAAATCCCCAAGGATCTACCACAGCAGCTGATTTTGCGCACCCGAGGCCGCCTCCACTGGcccgctcgcttccgcgagtaacGGTCGGAAGTACAAAGAAATCAGCCAACAATtatgcctaattattgtcttagggggaggggggagtatttgtaaggacaatgcttattcacaattttctctatATGTAGTTCaaacattcgcgttgttcttacttccctccgcgagagcgttcagcgggctttccgccaatgtatatatcttgtaaaatcatattttatgtacttttgtattttgtattatatgtctctcaagaaacacaaatcgggtctcgccgacccacttttattctctcgcgggtcggaaaccacatttccgcccgcatactgtatatttgaattttcccttacctgtaataaagcaTACGGGCTGCTGtacgagcaagagcccatgctggcacaaggccagcttaatcttaaacaacaactgtaataaagtcagtactcTACTACCTGTCCTTTTGTCCAAACCTCAcgcggtgcaacaacaaccacccggtgtaacataagtagcgACAATGTAATTATCTTGAAAGCAATTACTTTATATGTGtcagaggaatatttggattttcatacataattatttgttataattcttaaatatttcaaaaaatgatggaatactagcaaatattcgcctatgcaatacctattcttttgtcaaagccaagatatagTTCCTAaccctaggtgttagatttctttactttgcacttaacaatttctggccagaaagcaaatgaggttatctacacattcttgcacttcaagttaccttatgaaagaataaattatacaccaaaagtgaGCAGAAGGacttataagaatataataatctaaaccagttgaaaaacaagtgatCCATaccccatcttctccatataatcaaaatcatcatcatcttttatttctcaaaGAACAGGCATTCTTTACAAACAAAAACATCaataacagattacatttcagaaggcttagaaattttttaggcctataaatcattttgcaacatacaggcagcttaaacatagcctaaaacttcaacattcgaagaaaactggttgtaattcatattcctatcgtattcctcaaagaacagataatctccacaaataaattcattagtaacagattacgtcttcagaaggcttagatgatttctttaggcctatgaaacattttgcaacatacagacagcttaaacacagcataaacttcaacgttcaaagaaaactggttgtattcctactttgaaaattttgttgtgactattgagcttattaggtatactgtcataatgctgcagacgtggttatgttgaccagtccgaggagcatgttaagtgtacTTTAATTCACTTATGGCACCGCTAACctaatcacaccgcactttgaagtTTGAATTaagtaacgtaaaaaaaaaatacagttaaaatcacacagattacgaatcataccaatgcataaaaaggGTCATTATTATATACCCATAAGGAAAATATggttagctgtgaattcgcaaacttgccGACATgtttgaaattagaaaaaaaaaaagtttaacactacttaattggcaacgtcacgttgagactgagaatctgaacgatacaaaaagaatcatgtcgcatgagatttgagcaccagtgtactatattttttgtttggtAAAGGTATTTGTTAACCCTGTTTATTCGAAATTGCCTGCATAAATCATCATTAATAGAAGAGCTAAGTCCGGAAAAGGTTCTTTGCTGTGAAAGAAATATGTATGGTGTAACTTGTGTTTCGTTCACGGATTGAGATGCATGTGTCTTACCTGACAAGTAACAAAACACTTAGTACTTAGTATATTATACTCTCCACTTAtgcattgattgtactgttgCTGATTAATTACTTGTTAATTGCCCTTTTGACTGCTTAAATTGTACACTCTCAGTAAGAAatagatgtttttattttttttttcctttctgaataACCATTTACCCTTCAATTTCTACAAATTACATTAATTGTCCTTGTAAATCTTCTTTAACTAGGGATAGAAGATATGGGAGTAACTATACTTTAACGTGTCTACCTctcaatgagtgatatttctgATGTTGCGTTCATGGTTTTTCGTCATTTACGGGAGTTGCGGGCACTTATATACTCTCATATCTTTGTCCCCCTATCCCAACAAGCAGGCGGTATTATGTTGTAGTACAGTCTTGGTGCACAATATTCAAATGCTCTCTcccctgacttacaatttgttctagataccctatatgcttcacttgcatgacTGATCAcgatattcatttcaggtctaaaaaAACTCAAGCAGTTTCTTAGATATGCTTTCATActgggagccaatgtagctcAACAAGTGCAGGGGTTATTCTGTCACGGTAACGCAATCCTTTTATTAATCTAGCGGCTCTACGCtgtattcctttcattttcttagtGGGAGACCGTAGTATATAACGCTGCAGTCAAGCCTTGCAcgtatttggttacaaattgctGTTTATAGAGTatcttcatttaaatattttctaattatcaAAGATACTCCTAAGTTCCTCACTGCTGTTACTATGTTTATGGATGACGAACCAATAGTTATTACTTGAAGTGTTCATATGTTCGTAGTGCACCATCAGTTTTGTCTTTATCGAGTTTTAGTTTCTTCGCTGACatccattttttataattttcattattgcatCTATTTTACTAATGGCATCTTCTACCGTTCCGAGAGGAAAATAGAACCGAATATCCACAGCATACAATTTATAACTAACCTTGTGGTTGTTTAGAATTCTAGATAATTCAGTTGTATAATGCCAAATAGCAAAAGACGCTGCCTTAATTAGGGCACTCCTCTTTTTAGGCCTTTCTTTTCTGATATCACATTTGATATAAGCACTGTAACCTTCCTGTTTTCTAAGTAGCTTTTATACCATTTGAGTGCATCATCTTCAATGTCTACTACTCTCAAGTCTTCAAGCAGCAGATTGTGGTCAACTGTGTCAAATGTTGCACTTAGGTCAATCATAACCAGGATACCACATTTCCACTTGCCTTAATTTTTAGCATATCATTAATAATTGCAAACAATGTAGTTTATgttgaatggtttttttttttttttgtaagctgaCCGATCATCAGGTATAATGTTGTGTTGTTTCAAGTGTTTCCACGCTTGTTCGTGAACTACCGTTTGATATGTACGATAGGTTTGTATAGTCCTCTAGAAGCTAAGATTTTCTTTATTGCCTTTTCCTTTGTAGGCCGGCTTTATACAAGCAAGCTTTTCACTATTTTGAAAGGATGCCTGTGCTAAACTCATTTGGACAATATCCAAACATAGCTCCCACAACTGATTAAAATTTATTGGCCTCTTTTAAGTCACATATGGGAAACCGGTCgttttcacagtaggtttttttttcgttcttttcagTCATTCATGTTCAGTTCTTCACACTTATTGAATTAGGTATGATTCATTATGATCACATGCGTTTTCTCACTGATTTTAGAcctgtcacatgcagaaatatagtgatgcacaaaaatcgtaatattatagtgtacaaaaacatgtactgtcggccaaaaaacacttggcagagtttcataatttttcgttcacctgcctgacgcacgattcatgccttatttatctatttttcttttcaaagatggaagaaatcatatgtaatgacgttaaaaacagtcactgatatctttagaacattatgttatgttattatgtaaaactattttccatatagcaaaattgacgtgaacgaaacgaagtgataaaaaacgtcatataacaaccatagatatacattaccaaatagataggagacacctatcactagtagtatcgcatgaacttagtccttaaattatcatttcaatatcaagttgaaggtagttgaacttttccatttgttaaattttacagaaaacattggaatctcacaaaatgctatcaaatttaaaaccaaaaagaaaaaaaaaacatatcctaacagtgtgaaccaggcgacctcactctattgcttttgatgttatgtgcgtgggaatctaatgtcaatgtgtcatttatcggtctaagaaacatccctagatgagcgagagacaattattgcactgcattcggtgcaagttcctgttgtagagatatcaagaaagcttaataaaccggagagaatcatacatagaaaaatcaaattatttaaagaacggcaaaatttagaacatgggcctagaggtggaacacctcgaagcactaaaaagagagcaagacaatacaatagtgtaaatgttgctgagcaacattcatttgtgaattttgaattctagtgcctcgtcacgacattactgaaccaggaatcatgactagctctacgcttatgacaggtgtctgatgaatactttagatggagaggaagaggtttttaaatctacacttgaaatctttgttagttgtctaatgaataagtctaatgaataggcaaacttatctttgatggatgagagattcagttaggctaactctttttgttttgttttttatcggtggccagtgaataccacggatagggagggaaacggtttcaatgatgcatgcatttttttcttcaaaacctaaagaatacattttattgggagatactttattaacataggcctaatccttccatcactcctatacgccacctccgctctcttctacatctcagcctctcaggcgactagatcagaCTTCTCagtctcactacgaactccatctcgtgaaagcatcactaatgataacggttattttaaaattgcccgcaccgacaacggacgccttaaaatgcatgtttataaaatattttctgttcaaagaaactttatctttcatcccacaaaatatgtgcatacactcgtgttacaccctgtagccgtcaaagagcaaccgtttattaaagcagtaggtttttcttaaaaaaaaaaaaaaaaaaaaaaaaaaaaaaaaaaaaaaaaaaaaaaaaaaaaaaaaaaaaaaaaaaaaaaaaaaaaacatatgaaatagacttaaacgagaacgccacctttcatatttcttatcctttcagctacttataatatgcttatggtagtaggtctaggtatacatgtgaaattaatttgaattaatttctatttagaagaaatgaatagctacagaaagatcaaccaaAGAAAGCTTTACAGAAAgttagcctttcttaatgtattcgtcagttttgactcccacagctctccaacgtgtccaaatgaaacaggatgatatgcaaggaattcgatgaaaaataagactgaattatattcgtttgatttttttatgattgctttttgactttgaatagctaggtcagagttaattatgttaagcaattatgaaaaggataagaagaaaggctaacatggctaataaaacaagaataacgagAATAgttaaataaagcagattaatatatatatatatatatatatatatatatatatatatatatatatatattgtcgatttaaatattcattaatattacgtatcgaGAGaatatagacctaggctaatcatgtgggaaaatcagaagtccagtttaggcccactaaatgtgtcatgcaaattattttattgatcaaaggacaaaattagtttaattaaacatcgttttcaaagaatgttaacgccttgatgtattatttatcggctgtaggagatgaAATGAccacaccccagtgcagtacgatacgttgagtaaagactcgagcagcagcaaagccaacttccaaatcttcggtatgctgttatgaagctagagttgagaataaaattagaaatcgtggacccatcggtatatattttccttactttgcaaaaataattatcttaatacgttgaataagtctactcaattctaatgtaatttatttcaagtatagcacctttgaaaggaaatgttatttattgttacgtaaataatctggcacctgcatacgacaatatttccttaacgaacaattaattaagaaactacgccaattcttcattGGCCGTCTGTACGTTGACACCTTTATGAGGTAAGGGGTggtggttggggtgggggtggggctaGGGGTGGAGGGTGACTAGGGACAGGGGACTTACTGTATACTGTTTGTGGGAGACATTCAAAAGACACTGGGGAGACATTAAGAgacttcattagtattattataagttaATTGGCCATGCCAGATCATTAATCGTTTGGGGAGTGCCCCGTctgaaggcgtctctctctctctctctgaaaaaagagaggaaataatgaaataaaacttgtgAAGAGCAGACATGGGTTCGACACTTATCCCCCAAAGCCCCAATAAAACGTAGGTTTATGAGGTCGACCCGACCTCAACTAGGGTCTCGCCCATCAAATATGCAGCgtccttatcttttatttaacttgtggggggctggggggagtTGGGGGTGGAAGGTTATGCTCTTGGTTCTATTGGTCTCTATTTGAGTGACGGTAAGtctgtctacctgtctgtctgtgttttgttTCAGGAGTGTCTGGTCCTGTTCTGAAGGACACCTAAAAAATGTATCTTACTAGGAGATGTAATGAATAGGtagatttttaaagtttatatatatatatatatatatatatatatatacacacacatatatatatatatatatatatatagagagagagagagagataggagagagagagagagagagagagagtataagagatatatatatatatatattatatattaagttaagtatatcttatttttaccaaaccactagctgattaacagctctcctagggctggccagaaggattagatatttttacgtggctaggaaccatttggtcacctagcaacgggacctacagcttattgtgggatccgaaccacactatatcgagaaaggaacttctatcaccagaaataaattactctgatttcgcattggccgagccgggaatcgaacctgagaccaccggattggcagcccagctcgaaaaccacttggccagcgaggaactttatatatatatcatatatatatatatatatatatatatatatatatattatatatatatatagatatatatatgtatagtatataatatatatacacacgtaaatataggtatatcatttatatatatatatatatatatatatatatatatatatatatatatatatatatatatatatatgtaaatatatatatatatatatatatatatgtatatatatgtaaatatatatatatatatatatatatatatatatatatatatatatatgtaaatatatatgtatatatatgtatgtatataattatttatctacagtatatagtaaatatatatattatatatatatatatatatatatatatatatatatatatatatatatatatatatatatatatatatatctatatatatatatatatccgtatatatataattatataataattatttatctacacactaaatataggtaataatatatatatcccattgaGACCCCTTGTCCACGCATCTGTACAAACATTAAAGGTCCAGTGCGGTCTCTGGCCATTTAAATTTCGCGCGCTTGACGAGTTTACGGCGATCCAGACTCCCTGTTCCTGTGATTTGATCATCCTTGGTCGGCCCCAACAACTACGTCGCACTCCAGCAGACGAGAGGATGAACgataatcagaaaaaaatttctcTTCCTACATCTTGTAAGTAAAATTCCACTGGTTTAATTTGTATAATAGACATAATCACTAGTTCTTGTAGAGCATATCTGAAGGAGTTATAGAGATAATTTAAAGCTTAGTTGAGTTGAATCTCTTAAAACGTATTCTTGAAATGTTTGGTAAAGTGGCTTGTGCAGTATCGTGGACATTGGGACTGTACATGTATGTTTTAAagctattttttctaaaattccagCTTTATCATGGTAGAAGATGATTCTTTCGGCAGATTTAACAGTGCCTTGACTAAAGGCGTTATCATTAGTCAAGTGAAGTGATAATcgtgttaaaaaatatatattaagaactGGAACAGAGCTTTTCGAGTCCAGACTCGGCAGGCTTGTCCAGTAATCTGCACTTCAGGTCTCAATGCCCATTATATGCACAATTTAATGTGTTTTTTAATTAGGCTTTAATATTATAAGGTATCTTCTCTCATGAACGCAAGTCATGGTTAAAGACTgtcgtaatataataataatattgttgttattatttgtcTCATACTTccagcctccctctctctctctctctctctctctctctctctctctctctctctctctctctctctctcaaggaatttttcacttttaaattttttttaagcgcATTGAATCTTCCATAGGTACGCAGGAAGATGATGCTCCTGATCTCGATTTTGATGTCAGTGACATAAGTGATGATGAGGACGAGGAGTGGACACCTGCTGAGCGAGGGACATCAAGATATGAAGATGACACATCTTCTGAAAGTGaggtagaagaggaggaggaggatgagcaaCAAGTTAGCTCGTCATCTGGTCATACCAGACAATTGTATTTCAAAGTGGACCCTCATTTTAAAGGACAGCTTGGACAACATCCACAAGTTCCTGAGGATGCAGTCACTACACCCCAGCTTAGGCCAATTGATTATTTTGAAGCCTacataaatgaagattttttgataaaaataactAATGCTACAAATCAACGTTA
Encoded proteins:
- the LOC135222378 gene encoding uncharacterized protein LOC135222378, which translates into the protein MNDNQKKISLPTSCTQEDDAPDLDFDVSDISDDEDEEWTPAERGTSRYEDDTSSESEVEEEEEDEQQVSSSSGHTRQLYFKVDPHFKGQLGQHPQVPEDAVTTPQLRPIDYFEAYINEDFLIKITNATNQRYVAEKCISLGVTKKEMSVL